One Acutalibacter muris DNA window includes the following coding sequences:
- a CDS encoding glutamine synthetase III family protein, with the protein MQKVQEYFGSRVFDDRVMKASLPAGVYKSLHRTIERGTRLDPGVADAVASAMKDWAVSKGATHYTHWFQPLTGVTAEKHDSFISPSPDGGVIMEFSGKELIKGEPDASSFPSGGLRATFEARGYTAWDPTSYAFIKGKTLCIPTAFCSYGGEALDKKTPLLRSMEALNRQALRILKLFGNKDVRCVRTCVGPEQEYFLITREMYDKRPDLRFTGRTLFGKKPPKGQEMDDHYFGVIKPRVAAYMEELNDELWRLGILAKTEHNEVAPAQHELAPIYSTTNIATDHNQLTMEIMQKVAAKHGLVCLLHEKPFDGVNGSGKHNNWSISTDAGVNLLSPGETPYENAQFLLFLCAVIKAVDDYQDLLRITVATAGNDHRLGANEAPPAVVSIFLGDELNAVLEAIETGEPYMGAEKTQMKLGVDVLPKFNRDTTDRNRTSPFAFTGNKFEFRMLGSANSIACCNIMLNSAVAESLKIYADRLEGAEDFETALHEMIRKTIKDHKNIIFNGNGYDDAWIKEATEKRGLLNYRTTADCMPHLLDEKNVTMLTAHGVYSRAELESRCEIMLENYVKTVTIEANTMVSMARRQIAPAVESYTMKLMEGIAQKKALDMGLDSGYETGLVKELSTLTGEIARRADLLEEAVSALSGTVEEQSCAVRDAILGRMEELRKVCDRAETITAKEFWPYPSYGDILFSVR; encoded by the coding sequence ATGCAGAAGGTACAGGAATATTTCGGCAGCAGGGTGTTCGACGACCGGGTGATGAAGGCCAGTTTGCCTGCGGGTGTATATAAGTCCCTGCACAGGACCATTGAGAGGGGCACAAGGCTGGACCCGGGCGTGGCCGACGCGGTGGCCTCGGCCATGAAGGACTGGGCGGTATCAAAGGGGGCCACACACTATACACACTGGTTCCAGCCTCTTACCGGCGTCACCGCCGAGAAGCACGACAGCTTTATATCGCCCTCCCCGGACGGCGGCGTAATAATGGAGTTCTCCGGCAAGGAACTGATAAAAGGTGAGCCGGACGCGTCCTCCTTCCCCTCGGGCGGACTTAGAGCCACCTTCGAGGCCAGGGGCTATACCGCCTGGGACCCCACCTCCTACGCCTTTATAAAGGGTAAGACCCTCTGCATACCCACGGCCTTCTGCTCCTACGGCGGCGAAGCCCTGGACAAAAAGACCCCGCTGCTGCGCTCCATGGAGGCCTTGAACCGCCAGGCCCTGCGCATTTTGAAGCTCTTCGGCAATAAGGACGTAAGGTGCGTGCGCACCTGTGTGGGCCCGGAGCAGGAGTATTTCCTTATAACCCGGGAGATGTACGACAAACGCCCGGACCTGCGCTTTACGGGCCGAACCCTCTTTGGCAAGAAGCCGCCCAAGGGCCAGGAGATGGACGACCACTATTTCGGCGTGATAAAGCCCCGGGTGGCGGCCTATATGGAGGAGCTGAACGACGAGCTCTGGAGGCTGGGGATCTTAGCCAAGACCGAGCACAACGAGGTGGCCCCCGCCCAGCATGAGCTGGCCCCCATCTATTCTACCACCAACATAGCCACAGACCACAACCAGCTGACCATGGAGATAATGCAGAAGGTGGCGGCAAAGCACGGCCTTGTGTGCCTTTTGCACGAGAAACCCTTTGACGGGGTAAACGGCAGCGGCAAGCACAATAACTGGTCCATCTCCACGGACGCCGGCGTGAACCTGCTGTCCCCCGGTGAGACCCCCTATGAGAACGCCCAGTTCCTCTTGTTCCTGTGTGCGGTGATAAAGGCCGTGGACGACTATCAGGACCTTTTGCGCATCACCGTGGCGACCGCCGGCAACGACCACAGGCTCGGGGCCAACGAAGCGCCCCCCGCCGTGGTGAGCATATTCCTGGGCGACGAGCTGAACGCGGTGCTGGAGGCCATAGAAACCGGCGAGCCCTATATGGGGGCGGAAAAGACCCAGATGAAGCTGGGGGTGGATGTGCTGCCCAAGTTTAACCGGGACACCACCGACCGCAACCGCACCTCGCCCTTCGCCTTCACCGGCAATAAATTCGAGTTCCGTATGCTGGGCTCCGCCAACAGCATCGCCTGCTGCAACATCATGCTGAACTCCGCCGTGGCCGAGAGCCTGAAAATCTACGCCGACCGGCTGGAGGGGGCAGAGGACTTTGAGACTGCCCTGCACGAGATGATACGCAAGACCATAAAGGACCACAAGAACATAATCTTCAACGGCAACGGCTATGACGACGCGTGGATAAAGGAGGCCACCGAGAAGCGGGGTCTTCTCAACTACCGCACCACCGCCGACTGTATGCCACACCTGCTGGACGAGAAGAACGTAACCATGCTTACTGCCCACGGGGTCTACAGCCGGGCGGAGCTGGAGTCCCGCTGTGAGATAATGCTGGAGAACTATGTCAAGACCGTCACCATCGAGGCCAACACCATGGTGAGCATGGCCCGGCGGCAGATAGCCCCGGCGGTGGAGAGCTATACCATGAAGCTCATGGAGGGTATCGCCCAGAAGAAGGCCCTGGATATGGGCCTTGACAGCGGTTATGAGACCGGCCTTGTGAAGGAGCTCTCCACCCTTACCGGGGAGATCGCCCGCCGCGCGGACCTTCTGGAGGAGGCCGTAAGCGCCCTGTCCGGCACGGTGGAGGAGCAGAGCTGCGCGGTCCGTGATGCGATACTGGGGCGCATGGAGGAGCTGCGGAAGGTCTGCGACCGGGCGGAGACCATTACAGCAAAGGAGTTCTGGCCCTATCCCAGTTACGGAGACATACTGTTCAGCGTGCGCTGA
- a CDS encoding class II glutamine amidotransferase, with product METEGQVRIPSGCAIAAVISKAGRGMPGSIVSEAMRPMHERSNGLGGGFAGYGIYPAYRDFYALHMFFDCRDTRKSCEAFLKESFELVQSELIPTRRIPSITGEPIIWRYFVAPLPSVLKSLQLDEKEFVARTVMRINAEIPGAFVFSSGKNMGAFKAVGYPEDVGEFYRLEEYSGYAWTAHGRYPTNTPGWWGGAHPFTLLDWSVVHNGEISSYDANRRYIEMFGYKCTLQTDTEVITYMMDYLLRVQGLTLEEAAGVIAAPFWSTIGRKADAADREKHLCLRKMFPSLLVTGPFSIVLGFTGGLMALNDRLKLRSMVVGEKDDRVFVASEEAAVRVMEPEAENLWAPSGGEPVIVRVKEGAY from the coding sequence ATGGAAACAGAAGGTCAGGTGCGCATACCCTCGGGGTGCGCCATAGCGGCGGTCATATCAAAGGCGGGGCGCGGTATGCCCGGCAGCATAGTCTCCGAGGCCATGCGCCCCATGCACGAGCGCTCCAACGGCTTGGGCGGCGGCTTTGCCGGGTACGGCATCTATCCCGCCTACCGGGACTTCTACGCCTTGCACATGTTCTTTGACTGCCGGGACACCCGCAAATCCTGCGAGGCCTTTTTAAAGGAGAGCTTCGAGCTGGTGCAGTCGGAGCTGATACCGACCCGGAGGATACCCTCCATAACCGGCGAGCCAATTATCTGGCGGTACTTCGTGGCCCCCCTCCCCTCTGTGCTTAAAAGCTTGCAGTTGGACGAAAAGGAGTTCGTAGCCCGGACGGTAATGAGGATAAACGCCGAAATACCGGGGGCCTTCGTGTTCTCCTCCGGGAAGAATATGGGGGCCTTCAAGGCCGTGGGCTACCCCGAGGACGTGGGGGAGTTCTACCGCCTTGAGGAATACTCCGGCTACGCCTGGACGGCCCACGGACGGTACCCCACCAACACCCCGGGCTGGTGGGGCGGGGCCCACCCCTTCACGCTGCTGGACTGGTCGGTGGTCCATAACGGGGAGATATCCTCCTATGACGCGAACCGGCGGTATATTGAGATGTTCGGCTATAAGTGCACACTTCAGACAGACACCGAGGTCATTACATATATGATGGATTACCTTCTAAGGGTCCAGGGGCTCACCTTGGAGGAGGCCGCCGGGGTAATCGCCGCCCCCTTCTGGAGCACCATAGGGCGCAAGGCGGACGCGGCGGACAGGGAGAAGCACCTCTGCCTGAGAAAGATGTTCCCAAGCCTTTTGGTCACCGGGCCCTTCTCCATTGTGCTGGGCTTCACCGGCGGGCTGATGGCGTTGAACGACCGGCTGAAGCTGCGCTCCATGGTGGTGGGCGAAAAGGACGACAGGGTGTTCGTCGCCAGCGAGGAGGCCGCTGTCCGGGTCATGGAGCCGGAGGCGGAAAACCTCTGGGCCCCCTCCGGGGGAGAGCCAGTGATAGTCCGCGTAAAGGAGGGGGCGTACTGA
- a CDS encoding glutamate synthase-related protein → MGIDFIYPEYEVLRDTVRCIGCKACIKQCSHGVHAIDEKSGGLMAEDAKCVNCLRCVSFCPKRALKIVRSDCAPMGNINWRERTVHEIYKQAGTGGVLLSSMGSPKEMPVYWDRLLLNASQVTNPPIDPLREPMETRVFLGRRPGRVRRNPDGSLDTALPPMVELSMPVMFSAMSYGSISYNAHAALARAAEELGLVYNTGEGGLHEDFYKYGGNTVVQVASGRFGVHERYLNAGAAIEIKMGQGAKPGIGGHLPGTKIVGDVSRTRMIPEGSDAISPAPHHDIYSIEDLRQLVFSLKEVTEYKKPVIVKVAAVHNIAAIASGIARSGADIIAIDGFRGGTGAAPTRIRDNVGIPLELALAAVDQRLRDEGIRGSVSLVAGGSIRSAADVVKAVALGADACYIATAAMLAMGCHLCHTCQTGRCAWGIATQDPELVKRLDPDMAAKRLVNLMTAWRHEIKELMGGMGINSIEALKGNRLMLRGVGLTQKELDILGIKHAGE, encoded by the coding sequence ATGGGCATAGACTTTATCTACCCGGAATATGAGGTATTGAGGGACACCGTAAGATGCATTGGCTGCAAGGCCTGTATAAAGCAGTGCTCCCACGGGGTGCACGCTATAGATGAAAAAAGCGGCGGGCTTATGGCGGAGGACGCGAAATGTGTCAACTGCCTGCGCTGCGTAAGCTTCTGCCCCAAAAGGGCGTTAAAAATAGTACGCTCTGACTGCGCGCCCATGGGCAATATAAACTGGCGGGAGCGCACTGTCCACGAGATATATAAGCAGGCCGGGACCGGCGGGGTGCTGCTGTCCTCCATGGGGAGTCCGAAGGAAATGCCGGTCTACTGGGACAGGCTGCTGCTGAACGCCTCCCAGGTGACGAACCCGCCCATAGACCCCCTTAGAGAGCCCATGGAGACCAGGGTATTCCTGGGCCGGCGCCCCGGCCGGGTGCGCAGAAACCCCGACGGCTCTCTTGATACCGCCCTGCCGCCCATGGTGGAGCTCTCCATGCCGGTGATGTTCTCGGCCATGAGCTACGGCTCCATAAGCTATAACGCCCACGCGGCGCTGGCAAGGGCCGCAGAGGAGCTGGGCCTTGTGTACAACACCGGCGAGGGCGGGCTCCACGAGGATTTCTATAAGTATGGCGGGAACACCGTCGTGCAGGTGGCCTCCGGGCGGTTCGGGGTCCATGAGAGGTACCTGAACGCCGGGGCGGCTATAGAGATAAAGATGGGCCAGGGGGCCAAGCCCGGCATCGGCGGGCACCTGCCGGGGACGAAGATAGTTGGGGACGTGTCCCGCACCAGGATGATACCCGAGGGCTCGGACGCCATCTCCCCCGCCCCGCATCATGACATATACTCCATAGAGGACCTTAGACAGCTGGTCTTCTCCTTAAAAGAGGTCACGGAGTACAAAAAGCCGGTGATAGTGAAGGTGGCGGCGGTGCACAATATAGCCGCCATAGCCAGCGGCATAGCAAGAAGCGGCGCGGACATCATCGCTATCGACGGCTTTAGGGGCGGCACCGGCGCGGCTCCCACACGGATAAGGGATAACGTGGGCATACCCCTCGAGCTGGCTTTGGCCGCTGTGGACCAGCGGCTCCGGGACGAGGGCATACGCGGCAGCGTCAGCCTTGTGGCGGGGGGCAGCATACGCTCGGCCGCCGACGTGGTAAAGGCCGTGGCCCTGGGGGCGGACGCGTGCTATATCGCCACGGCGGCAATGCTCGCTATGGGCTGTCACCTCTGCCACACCTGCCAGACCGGGCGGTGCGCCTGGGGCATAGCCACCCAGGACCCGGAGCTGGTAAAACGTCTGGACCCGGATATGGCGGCAAAACGGCTTGTAAATCTCATGACCGCCTGGCGGCATGAGATAAAGGAGCTCATGGGCGGCATGGGGATAAACTCCATCGAGGCGCTAAAGGGCAACAGGCTAATGCTCCGGGGGGTGGGGCTTACCCAGAAGGAGCTGGACATCTTAGGCATTAAACACGCGGGGGAATAA
- a CDS encoding GltB/FmdC/FwdC-like GXGXG domain-containing protein, with translation MQTINIEGLGYREINEGIRHTPACKLTGCRGQRFLGAGMGFGELIIEGIPGNALGAYLNGGNITVLGNAQDAVGDTMNAGEIIVHGSIGDAAGYAMRGGRILIKGEAGYRAGIHMKAYEDKVPVMVIGGSAGSFLGEYQAGGIIIVLALKGGRPVGNFPCTGMHGGKMLLRGDCGDIALPDQVTARPAGQEDIAEVSEHIRAFCETFGYDMDEIIEGPFTLITPDSKNPYKQMYVMN, from the coding sequence ATGCAGACGATAAATATAGAGGGCCTGGGCTACCGAGAGATAAACGAGGGTATCCGCCATACGCCCGCCTGTAAGCTTACCGGCTGCCGGGGCCAGAGGTTCCTCGGCGCGGGCATGGGCTTTGGGGAGCTCATAATAGAGGGTATTCCCGGGAACGCCCTGGGGGCTTACCTCAATGGCGGGAACATAACTGTTCTTGGCAACGCCCAGGACGCGGTGGGTGACACCATGAACGCCGGGGAGATTATTGTCCACGGCAGCATAGGCGACGCGGCCGGCTACGCTATGCGTGGCGGCAGAATTCTAATCAAGGGAGAGGCCGGGTATAGGGCCGGTATACACATGAAGGCCTATGAGGACAAGGTCCCCGTGATGGTCATCGGCGGCAGTGCCGGCAGCTTCCTGGGGGAGTATCAGGCGGGGGGCATAATAATTGTGCTGGCCCTGAAGGGCGGCAGGCCGGTGGGCAACTTCCCCTGCACCGGTATGCACGGCGGTAAAATGCTGCTGCGCGGGGACTGCGGGGATATCGCCCTCCCGGACCAGGTGACCGCAAGGCCCGCAGGGCAGGAGGATATTGCTGAAGTTTCTGAGCATATCAGGGCCTTCTGCGAAACCTTTGGGTATGATATGGACGAGATTATAGAGGGTCCCTTCACCCTCATTACCCCCGACAGCAAAAACCCCTATAAGCAGATGTATGTGATGAACTGA
- a CDS encoding glutamine synthetase family protein, which yields MKYTQDEVMQFVQEDDVKFIRLTFCDVSGRQKNISILPGELQRAFQRGIPFDGSALPGFGDEACSDLLLYPDPDTLMVLPWRPEHGKVVRMFSRVSLPDGRDFPGDARSLLQEAVAESEKLGRSFYFGAEQEFYLFNLDDRGEPTLEPYDWAGYMDIAPEDRGENIRREICLTLEQMGIVPESSYHKEGPGQNEIDFRYSDPITAADNAMTFRTVVKTVARRNGLYADFSPKPLPDKPGNGFHINMSVRSEQSGDDICYMIAGVLDKVREMTAFLNPVESSYARFGQFKAPRYISWSGENRSQLVRIPSGSGQYRRAELRSPDPEANPYLAFALIIHAGLYGIRERLDLPMVANLNLYKAPPEVLALYGQLPGSLQEARKLALESAFIQAHLPGCILNSLR from the coding sequence ATGAAATACACCCAGGACGAGGTAATGCAGTTTGTGCAGGAGGACGACGTGAAGTTTATAAGGCTGACTTTCTGCGACGTGTCGGGCCGGCAGAAGAACATCTCCATACTGCCGGGAGAGCTTCAAAGGGCCTTCCAGAGGGGCATACCCTTCGACGGCTCGGCCCTCCCCGGCTTTGGTGACGAGGCCTGCTCGGACCTGCTGCTGTACCCGGACCCCGATACCCTGATGGTCCTGCCCTGGCGGCCCGAGCACGGCAAGGTGGTGCGTATGTTCAGCCGGGTCAGTCTGCCGGACGGGAGGGATTTTCCCGGCGACGCCAGGAGTCTGCTTCAAGAGGCTGTGGCGGAGAGTGAAAAGCTGGGCCGCAGCTTTTACTTCGGGGCCGAGCAGGAATTCTACCTTTTCAACCTGGACGATAGGGGCGAGCCCACCCTTGAGCCCTATGACTGGGCCGGGTACATGGACATCGCCCCAGAGGACAGGGGCGAGAATATACGCAGAGAGATATGCCTGACCTTAGAGCAGATGGGCATCGTCCCGGAGAGCTCCTACCATAAGGAGGGGCCGGGGCAGAACGAGATAGACTTCCGCTACTCCGACCCCATCACCGCCGCGGACAACGCCATGACCTTCCGCACGGTGGTGAAGACCGTGGCAAGGCGCAACGGGCTCTATGCCGACTTCTCCCCAAAGCCCCTGCCCGATAAGCCCGGGAACGGCTTTCATATAAATATGTCCGTGCGCTCGGAGCAGAGCGGGGACGATATCTGCTATATGATAGCCGGGGTCCTTGATAAGGTGCGGGAGATGACGGCCTTTTTAAACCCTGTGGAGTCCTCCTACGCCCGCTTCGGGCAGTTCAAGGCCCCCCGCTATATCTCCTGGTCCGGCGAGAACCGCTCCCAGCTGGTGCGCATACCCTCGGGCTCCGGGCAGTACCGGCGCGCCGAGCTGCGCTCCCCCGACCCGGAGGCGAACCCCTACCTTGCCTTCGCGCTCATAATCCACGCGGGGCTCTACGGCATCAGGGAGCGGCTGGACCTGCCCATGGTGGCAAACCTGAATCTGTACAAGGCCCCGCCGGAGGTCCTGGCCCTATACGGCCAACTGCCCGGCAGCTTACAGGAAGCCAGAAAGCTTGCCCTGGAAAGCGCCTTTATACAGGCACACCTGCCCGGGTGCATACTGAACAGCCTGCGGTGA
- a CDS encoding ANTAR domain-containing response regulator has translation MGLEERAYSMLVISGGDKFNRALEGFVPSALLPHIQFAGSISEGRRVLNERAFDFVLVNSPLPDGTGVGFAIDVSAAPERVVVLMVKAELHGGVYQKAAPHGVFTLQKPLSRPGMDQALRWMVSAREKLRRVEKKSLSLEEKMAEIRLVNRAKWALINERGMDEPQAHRYIEKLSMDMCVTRGQVARNILGD, from the coding sequence ATGGGCCTGGAGGAAAGGGCATACAGTATGCTGGTGATATCCGGCGGCGATAAATTCAACCGGGCGCTTGAAGGCTTCGTGCCCAGCGCCCTTCTCCCTCATATCCAGTTTGCCGGGAGCATAAGCGAGGGCCGCCGGGTTTTAAACGAGCGCGCCTTTGACTTTGTGCTGGTGAACTCCCCTCTGCCCGACGGCACTGGGGTGGGCTTTGCCATTGACGTCTCGGCGGCCCCGGAGAGGGTGGTGGTGCTGATGGTGAAGGCCGAGCTCCACGGCGGCGTATACCAGAAGGCCGCGCCCCACGGTGTGTTCACCCTTCAAAAGCCCCTGTCCCGGCCCGGCATGGACCAGGCCCTCAGGTGGATGGTCAGCGCCCGGGAAAAGCTCAGAAGGGTGGAGAAAAAGAGCCTGTCCCTGGAGGAGAAAATGGCGGAGATACGCCTGGTGAACCGGGCAAAGTGGGCCCTTATAAATGAGCGCGGCATGGACGAGCCGCAGGCCCACAGGTATATTGAAAAGCTCTCTATGGATATGTGCGTCACCCGGGGCCAGGTGGCCAGGAATATCCTGGGGGATTAA
- a CDS encoding L-cysteine desulfidase family protein: MKNAYISILREELVPATGCTEPIALAYCAARLRQVLGAVPERIEARVSGNIIKNVKSVVVPNTGGKKGIKAAIAAGVVAGDAELRLQVIACVPEKKHPEIERYMERVPIDIACAETSRLLDICLTGRAGGHRALVQIANSHSNIVREELDGRVLLEKPASDSPDDSMTDRGFMRVEDIIEFADTVDLSEVECLLEQQVSCNTAIAREGIEGEWGANIGSVLLENYPEDIKTEAKAWAAAGSDARMSGCELPVVILSGSGNQGITASVPVAKYAEHYGFDREKLYRSLLVSDLVTIQQKSGIGRLSAYCGAVSAGVGAGAGIAYMLDGSFTAVAHTIVNAVAIISGTICDGAKPSCAAKIAASVDAGILGYHMYKASQEFKSGDGIVTHGVDDTIANIGMLAKEGMCETDKTILRIMTERCD, from the coding sequence ATGAAAAACGCGTACATATCCATTCTCAGAGAGGAGCTCGTCCCTGCCACCGGCTGTACGGAGCCCATCGCCCTTGCCTACTGCGCGGCAAGGCTCAGACAGGTGCTGGGGGCCGTGCCTGAGCGTATAGAGGCGAGAGTTTCGGGGAACATCATCAAGAACGTGAAAAGCGTGGTGGTGCCCAATACCGGCGGAAAAAAGGGCATAAAGGCCGCCATAGCCGCGGGCGTAGTGGCCGGGGACGCTGAACTTAGGTTACAGGTGATAGCCTGTGTGCCGGAGAAAAAGCACCCGGAGATAGAGAGGTATATGGAGCGTGTGCCTATAGACATAGCCTGCGCCGAGACCTCGCGGCTTTTGGACATATGCCTTACAGGCCGGGCCGGGGGGCATAGGGCCCTTGTGCAGATAGCCAACAGCCACAGCAACATCGTCCGTGAGGAGTTGGACGGCAGGGTGCTCCTTGAAAAGCCCGCCAGCGACTCCCCGGACGACAGCATGACCGACAGGGGCTTTATGCGGGTGGAGGATATAATAGAGTTTGCGGATACGGTGGACCTCTCCGAGGTGGAGTGCCTTTTGGAGCAGCAGGTGAGCTGCAACACAGCCATAGCCCGGGAGGGTATAGAAGGGGAGTGGGGGGCCAATATCGGCTCGGTGCTCCTTGAGAACTACCCCGAGGATATCAAGACCGAAGCCAAGGCCTGGGCCGCCGCCGGGAGCGACGCCAGGATGAGCGGCTGCGAGCTGCCGGTGGTGATACTTTCAGGCTCGGGCAACCAGGGCATTACCGCCTCCGTGCCGGTGGCAAAGTACGCGGAGCATTACGGCTTTGACCGGGAGAAATTGTACCGCTCCCTGCTGGTCAGCGACCTTGTGACCATACAGCAGAAGAGCGGCATAGGAAGGCTCTCGGCCTACTGCGGAGCGGTGAGCGCGGGCGTGGGGGCCGGGGCGGGCATAGCCTATATGCTGGACGGCAGCTTTACCGCCGTGGCCCACACCATTGTAAACGCCGTTGCCATAATCAGCGGCACCATCTGTGACGGGGCCAAGCCCTCCTGCGCCGCGAAGATAGCCGCCAGCGTGGACGCGGGGATACTTGGCTATCATATGTACAAGGCCAGCCAGGAATTTAAGAGCGGCGACGGCATAGTGACCCACGGGGTGGACGACACTATCGCCAATATAGGAATGCTGGCGAAAGAGGGTATGTGCGAGACCGACAAGACCATTCTTCGGATAATGACGGAGCGGTGTGACTAA
- a CDS encoding TetR/AcrR family transcriptional regulator C-terminal domain-containing protein, with product MRHTTKEALAEAFEGLLEKRSIDKITVKDIVTECGVNRQTFYYHFRDIYDLMEWALVKVIETYAGPNFSVDKDWQEQIKQLFHLFYLHRTVLLHGYDATNRMQYERVVIKWVTQMMRGRIDTYPQAAQVPEEKKEFISMVYARGCAGFLLEWVEEGMPDERHVRLDDYFIMIDGSIGHVLDKFRQSS from the coding sequence ATGCGCCATACCACGAAAGAAGCCCTTGCCGAGGCTTTTGAGGGCCTGCTGGAAAAACGGAGCATCGACAAGATAACCGTCAAGGATATTGTGACCGAGTGCGGCGTGAACCGTCAGACCTTTTACTATCATTTCCGGGATATCTATGACCTGATGGAATGGGCGCTGGTGAAGGTCATTGAAACATATGCCGGCCCCAATTTTTCCGTAGATAAGGATTGGCAGGAACAGATAAAGCAGCTGTTTCATCTTTTCTATCTTCACCGCACGGTCCTCCTGCATGGCTACGACGCCACCAACAGGATGCAGTATGAACGGGTAGTTATCAAGTGGGTGACCCAAATGATGCGCGGGCGGATAGATACCTATCCCCAGGCGGCCCAGGTGCCGGAGGAGAAAAAGGAGTTTATCTCCATGGTCTATGCCCGGGGCTGCGCGGGGTTCCTCCTGGAGTGGGTAGAGGAGGGTATGCCCGACGAGCGCCATGTCCGGCTTGACGACTATTTTATAATGATAGACGGCAGCATCGGCCATGTGCTGGATAAGTTCAGGCAGTCATCATAG
- a CDS encoding radical SAM protein — protein sequence MDTSNKIVRYGLKKAFGYLERDPEENLPKLMDWVDRFVPEGDRGFPVQRAAFRKVIEDPDCALHRLVYRVFTETDKDVLKATFENFIINGNLVGWPRQEELREEYGCNIPWALLLDPTSACNLHCTGCWAAEYGNKLNLSFDEIDSIITQGKELGVYIYIYTGGEPLVRKDDLIALCRKHSDCQFLCFTNATLIDEEFANALLDVKNFIPAISVEGFESATDGRRGPGTYQKVVKAMALLKSKKLPFGISCCYTSQNFESISSDEYFDQMVEWGASFVWYFHYMPVGNDAVPGLLPTPEQREYMYRKIREARTTKAIFAMDFQNDGEFVGGCIAGGRRYLHINAGGDCDPCVFIHYSNANIRDMSLLDVLRSPIFMAYHDGQPFNDNHLMPCPMLENPDKLREMVERTGAHSTDLQSPESVEHLCEKCREYAHNWEPAAERLWECSCQRKRERQTEAGAEGHKLAV from the coding sequence ATGGATACGTCAAACAAAATAGTGCGTTATGGACTTAAAAAGGCTTTCGGCTACCTTGAGCGGGACCCGGAGGAGAACCTGCCAAAGCTAATGGATTGGGTGGACCGCTTCGTCCCCGAGGGCGACCGGGGTTTCCCTGTCCAGCGGGCGGCATTTCGGAAAGTCATCGAGGACCCGGACTGCGCTCTGCACAGGCTCGTGTACCGCGTCTTTACAGAGACGGACAAGGACGTGCTCAAGGCCACCTTTGAGAACTTCATCATCAACGGAAATCTGGTGGGCTGGCCCCGGCAGGAGGAGCTGCGGGAGGAATACGGCTGCAATATCCCCTGGGCCCTCCTGCTGGACCCCACCTCGGCCTGCAACCTGCACTGCACCGGCTGCTGGGCGGCGGAGTACGGCAACAAGCTGAACCTGAGCTTCGACGAGATCGACTCTATAATCACCCAGGGCAAGGAGCTGGGGGTGTACATCTACATATACACCGGCGGCGAGCCCCTGGTGCGCAAGGACGACCTTATAGCTCTCTGCCGCAAGCACAGCGACTGCCAGTTCCTATGCTTTACCAACGCCACCCTTATTGACGAGGAATTTGCGAACGCCCTGCTGGACGTGAAGAACTTTATCCCCGCCATCAGCGTGGAGGGCTTCGAGAGCGCCACCGACGGCCGCCGGGGCCCTGGCACCTATCAAAAGGTGGTAAAGGCCATGGCGCTGTTAAAGAGCAAGAAGCTGCCCTTCGGCATAAGCTGCTGCTATACCAGCCAGAACTTTGAATCCATCAGCAGCGACGAATACTTTGACCAGATGGTGGAATGGGGCGCGAGCTTTGTTTGGTACTTCCACTATATGCCCGTGGGCAACGACGCCGTCCCCGGCCTGCTCCCCACCCCGGAGCAGCGGGAGTATATGTACCGCAAGATCCGGGAGGCCCGCACCACAAAGGCCATCTTCGCCATGGACTTCCAGAATGACGGAGAATTCGTGGGGGGCTGTATCGCCGGCGGGCGCAGGTATCTCCATATCAACGCGGGCGGCGACTGCGACCCCTGCGTGTTCATACACTACTCCAACGCCAATATCCGGGACATGAGCCTTCTGGACGTGCTGCGCTCCCCCATCTTCATGGCCTATCACGACGGCCAGCCCTTTAACGATAACCACCTTATGCCCTGCCCCATGCTGGAAAACCCGGATAAGCTGCGGGAGATGGTGGAGAGGACCGGGGCCCACTCCACAGACCTACAGTCGCCGGAGAGTGTGGAGCACCTATGTGAGAAGTGCCGGGAGTACGCCCATAATTGGGAGCCCGCGGCGGAAAGGCTGTGGGAGTGCTCCTGCCAAAGGAAGCGGGAGCGCCAGACGGAAGCCGGCGCCGAAGGCCATAAGCTGGCGGTTTAA